From a single Solenopsis invicta isolate M01_SB chromosome 4, UNIL_Sinv_3.0, whole genome shotgun sequence genomic region:
- the LOC105200415 gene encoding uncharacterized protein LOC105200415 produces the protein MYCGLLIFCAFYILKMTFGDQSSLYLNEIRSLSELPMDKLIHIKSSLANNNDITDENENEDINMSRTFPLTLPMAMPMALKRNNKKPIKRYEEHYDEKGKDSKISKIFQLAVTALSFLAFGGYLLTLIITAIQRNTSNGNGNVVVFSNLQSLQKLNRPKRNILIFDPMENNFETDKLYEGMIMLSRSYALYN, from the exons ATGTATTGCGGTTTGTTAATATTTtgtgcattttatattttaaaaatgacattTGGAGATCAATCATCTTTATATCTAAACGAGATTCGCAGTTTAAGTGAATTGCCAATGGATAAACtaattcatataaaatcttCCCTTGCAAATAATAATg ACATTACtgatgaaaatgaaaatgaagaTATCAACATGTCCAGAACATTTCCGTTGACGCTGCCAATGGCGATGCCAATGGCATTGAAGAGAAATAACAAGAAGCCTATAAAACGATACGAAGAACATTATGATGAAAAAGGCAAAGACTCGAAGATTTCAAAAATCTTTCAGCTAGCAGTAACTGCACTCTCTTTTCTCGCATTCGGTGGTTATCTCCTTACACTCATAATTACAGCGATTCAGCGCAATACGTCCAATGGAAACGGAAATGTCGTCGTATTTTCG AATCTGCAAAGCCTACAGAAACTAAACCGCCCCAAACggaacattttaatatttgatccAATGGAGAATAACTTTGAAACGGACAAACTCTATGAAGGAATGATTATGCTTTCAAGAAGTTACGCCTTGtataattga
- the LOC105200435 gene encoding uncharacterized protein LOC105200435, with protein sequence MSSFSCFFFCVLWITTFDEVQLTKTEDVLDKIKAGLQYASNYLETAKDIADLVSKSLGHKPNQKRGEDRNGDKQSFGPSNFVSAFFRLIGFDSKKVAAVAVNSVIFLAQMISTLFGLKSLQSNIARNVDDEKLAWDPLKFTLENKNKNIQNLIDQARNPNLSNQLIERITSSDTGCIRLLLCKSSPIIKAAQISLNNKSQDYMHRIIAWLPSKEEFETSSDKCEEKHTDCRLFSS encoded by the exons ATGTCCAGCTTCTCGTGCTTTTTCTTTTGTGTCCTCTGGATAACTACATTTGACGAAGTGCAACTCACAAAAACTGAAG ATGTTTTGGATAAGATAAAAGCAGGATTACAGTATGCAAGTAACTATCTAGAAACGGCTAAAGACATTGCCGATCTGGTGTCTAAGAGTTTAGGCCATAAGCCAAATCAAAAACGAGGAGAAGATAGAAACGGTGACAAACAATCATTTGGTCCTTCAAATTTCGTTTCCGCATTCTTTCGACTTATTGGATTTGATTCAAAAAAGGTAGCAGCAGTCGCAGTTAACAGTGTTATATTTCTTGCACAAATG ATAAGCACGCTTTTTGGACTGAAATCGCTGCAAAGTAATATTGCCAGAAATGTGGACGACGAAAAACTGGCTTGGGATCCgttaaaatttactttagaaaataaaaataaaaat ATCCAAAATTTAATTGATCAAGCAAGGAATCCGAATCTATCAAATCAGTTGATAGAAAGAATTACTAGTTCTGATACTGGTTGCATTCGATTATTACTATGTAAATCATCTCCAATCATAAAAGCAGCGCAAATTTCTCTCAATAATAAATCGCAAGATTACATGCATCGAATTATTGCGTGGTTGCCGTCTAAAGAGGAATTTGAAACAAGCAGCGACAAATGTGAAGAGAAACATACGGATTGTCGTTTATTTTCttcgtaa